In Chitinophagaceae bacterium, the genomic window GCATAAACTTACGCCATACCTGGATAGGTTGCTTTATGGAAAAGTTATTGCAACAATGGTTAATGGAATTGTAGTGTTTTATGAGAATAATATTATAAATAAAAATACCGGAACATGGTTAACGAAAAAGTAAAAGAAGTTTTTAAAGATGAGCCACTATTTACGAAACTCACCGACCTGGCCGCCGAAAAACTTGGCGGTAAAACCCTGTATTGCACCGATGATTTTTTTGCCGAAAAAGAAAATCTTATAAAACCCGGCCGTGGGGTTTTTATTGCCGAAAAATTTACCGACAGGGGTAAATGGATGGATGGCTGGGAAAGCAAGCGCAAAAGGATTGCCGGCCATGATTGGGTAGTAATTCAACTGGCAACCCAGGGCATTATAAAAGGTTTGGATATAGATACAAATTTTTTCCTGGGCAACCATCCTCCGTTTGCTTCTGTGGAAGCTGTAAATATTGATAACAAAACCGAAGTGGAAAATTGGGATGAACTACCCTGGGTGGAAGTAGTTTCCAAAAATTCTTTGGATGCAGGCAGCCATAATTATTTTGAAGTGGTAAATGAAAATATTTTTACGCATCTGCGGTTGCACATTTATCCCGATGGAGGAGTGGCAAGATTCAGGGTTTATGGAAATGTGTTTATAGACTGGAGCAAAGTAGCTGAAAATGAAGAAATAGACCTGGCTTCTGTTTTGTGGGGCGCCAGCCCATTAGCTTGCAACGATATGTTTTTTAGTTCTATGGAAAACCTTTTATTGCCGGGCAAAGGCATTAATATGGGCGATGGTTGGGAAACCAAAAGAAACCGTACTGCCAATAATAAAGATTGGGTAATTATTAAACTGGGCATACCCGGGGTTATAGATAAAATTGTTGTGGATACGGCACATTTTAAAGGCAACTATCCCGATTGCTGCACTTTAGAAGCCTGTAATTGCCATAATGATAAAGATGTATTGGAAGATAAAGTAAATTGGGTTACTATTTTGCCTTCGCAAAAATTAGAAGCCGATGCAGAACATACTTTTGAAAAAGAAATTGCCCAAAATCCAGTTTGTACACACGTTCGCCTCAATATTTTTCCCGATGGCGGCGTAAGCAGGCTAAGGTTGTGGGGTAAAAAACAAGCATATTAAATGTTACCGGTAATATTAATTTTTATTTTAACGGCGATCCTTACAGTGCTGGTTGTAATTTCCTATTACCTCCCATCTGACCATGCTATACAGTCAAATGAAAAACTTGGTGGCCAGTTTGGGCAAACGAAAAACTACGTTTATACCAGTATTATTTTAATAAGTGTGGCGATGGTGGCCGCTGTATATATTTGGCTTAAAGATACCATTTGGGCAGGGCATGTAATGGAGTGGCTGAATATTGTAATAAGGTTGATGCACATTACATTTGGTATTGCATGGATTGGCGCTTCATTTTATTTTGTTTTTTTGGAAAATGCTTTAAACCGAACTGAGGGCGTAAGGGACGAACTAGCCGGCAACCTTTGGGCAATACATGGCGGCGGGTTTTACTACTTAGAGAAATATAAAGTGGCGCCTAAGCAAATACCCAAGGCATTGCACTGGTTTAAGTATGAAGCTTATTTTACCTGGGTAACAGGTTTCTGCCTTTTATTTGTAGTGTATTATTTTAATGCTTCGGCACAACTTGTAGATAAAAATATCCTGGATATTTCTTCTATGCAGGCCATTACAATTGGCGTTTTATCTTTAGCTATTGCATGGTTAATTTATGATTTATTGTGTAAATCGCCACTGGTAAAAAATAAATTTTTATTTTTAATAACCGGCTTAATTATATGCACTGCTTTTGCTGTTTTTTACAGTAAGGTTTTTGCCGCAAGGGCTGCTTATATCCATTTTGGCGCCATGCTGGGTACCATTATGGCTGCCAATGTTTTTTTTGTAATTATCCCCTCCCAAAAAGCAATGGTAAAGGCCGCTAAACTGGGGTTGCCGCTCAATGCACAATTGGGGAAAAATGCCGGT contains:
- the alc gene encoding allantoicase, translating into MVNEKVKEVFKDEPLFTKLTDLAAEKLGGKTLYCTDDFFAEKENLIKPGRGVFIAEKFTDRGKWMDGWESKRKRIAGHDWVVIQLATQGIIKGLDIDTNFFLGNHPPFASVEAVNIDNKTEVENWDELPWVEVVSKNSLDAGSHNYFEVVNENIFTHLRLHIYPDGGVARFRVYGNVFIDWSKVAENEEIDLASVLWGASPLACNDMFFSSMENLLLPGKGINMGDGWETKRNRTANNKDWVIIKLGIPGVIDKIVVDTAHFKGNYPDCCTLEACNCHNDKDVLEDKVNWVTILPSQKLEADAEHTFEKEIAQNPVCTHVRLNIFPDGGVSRLRLWGKKQAY
- a CDS encoding urate hydroxylase PuuD; the encoded protein is MVAAVYIWLKDTIWAGHVMEWLNIVIRLMHITFGIAWIGASFYFVFLENALNRTEGVRDELAGNLWAIHGGGFYYLEKYKVAPKQIPKALHWFKYEAYFTWVTGFCLLFVVYYFNASAQLVDKNILDISSMQAITIGVLSLAIAWLIYDLLCKSPLVKNKFLFLITGLIICTAFAVFYSKVFAARAAYIHFGAMLGTIMAANVFFVIIPSQKAMVKAAKLGLPLNAQLGKNAGLRSLHNNYFTLPVLFVMISNHFPSTFGYKQPWLILMLITLGVVGVKHFLNLREKGQYSVWVMPVSILILLSAAYISAPAKPGECKNEVSIAEVNNIIQQRCIQCHSSKPTDEVYTTAPNGVMYDTPESIAKYKDKILQRVVLTKSMPQNNKTNMTEEERELIRCWISQGALLK